TTTAGAAAAAAAACGTTTAGGACTCTTGGGAACAAAATTCACGAATCATATTCTGGTTATTGGTTGGGACAAATTTGGCAAAGAGGTTGTTGAGGAAGTCGTTCATTCGGGCAACCAAGTGGCGATTGTTTGCAACGATAAAAGTGAGATTGATCTCATCCACGAAGCCTTTAGCAACAAGGAGGTATTTGCCCTCTTCACTGATTACAGCAATTTAGAAGCTTTAGAGAAAGCGAATATACAAGAATCGGCTACGGTGTTTATCAACTTTGAAGATGATACCGAAGTGCTGATTTACCTACTCAATTTGAAAAAATCGTACCCCGACTTGAACTACGTAGTTTCGTTGAGCAACCCTAGTTTGAAAGAAACCTTTGCTGCCACCGGAGTGCGCTACGTGGTTTCCAAAACCGAAATTGCTTCCCGCTTAGTAGCTAGCTACACCTTTGAGCCGGACGTAGCCATGATGGCCGAGTCGCTTATGACTTCCGCATTGGAAGGCGAAGACTACGATTTGCTAGAATACCGCGTAACCGAGCAAAACCCCTACGTAGGCCAAGACTATCTGGATGCCTTTATCTCTTTAAAAAAAGAGCATGATTGTGTATTGGTGGGGACCAACAAAAAACAATCGGACGGAAGCCGCTTATTGATGAAAAACCCTTCCGCCGGAGTAACTATTAACGCAGATGATTACCTGATTCTCATTTGCACCGGAACCATCAAGAACAAAATGCAGAAGCTATTCGGTGTATCCGAAGGCCGTTTACAAGAACGCGGAACTTCTCAGAAGGTGAAGTGATGAGTTATATCCAAGAGTACAGCCATAACTCAGTAAAAATCAAGAACGGCATGTACCAAATCCATATGATGTATCCATATTTGCTAAATATAGACATTTTCTATATTTTTGATTAAATAACGAATTATGAATATTAGTTTCACCAAGCAACAGGAAGGATACATTGCGAAGCAAATTGAATCAGGTGATTATCAAAATGCAGCGGAAGTTGTGCGCGAAGCCTTACGATATCACCAGTTGTATCGGACTAAAATCGCTAATGAATTAAAAGAAGCAATTAATCAAGGATGGGAAGGCCCTGCTAGTAACCGATCGGTGCAAGACATTATAGCGGCTAAGAAGAAGGCAAAAAAAAATGGCCGAGATTCAATTCTATGAACTCTCTACCGCTGCTGATCAAGACTTAGAAGATATTTTTGATTATCTTGACCATCACTACGGAGGCCGTCGAGCCGAAGAATACCTTCTAACTTTGGAAGCCCTATTTGGTCAGTTAGTAGATTATCCTGAGATGGGAGTGAGTCGGGATAAAATCCGAACGGGGTTACGTAGCTTTCCTAAAGCCCAACACATTGTGTTTTATCGGATATTACCAAACCGTGTTAGAATAGTACGGATACTCCACCAATATCGTGACCTTCGCAGACATCTCTAAATAATAGGTAGCGACGTAATCATACGTGGTGACGTGATCAATCACGTCGCTACTTTAGAACTAATTCTTAGCCCCGTAAGCTACCACCACCATCTCATCTAGTTTTTTGGTAGATTGGTCTCTTTCCACTGCACTAATTGATTTATCGGCTTTATCAACTCCGTCATCAAATTTGAAGGTGATGGGTAGTACCATTCGTACCGGAACGGGTTTGCCATCGGTAGTCCCCGGGTTCCAGGCAGGAGCTTCTTCCAGTACGCGAACCGCTTCTTCATCACAACCAGCACCAATACCTTTTAAAGCTTGAAAATCGGTAAGCTCGCCGTACTCGTTCACAACAAATTGTACAAATACTTTTCCTTCAATACCTTTTTCGCGAGCTTCTTTGGGGTATTTCATATTATTCATAATATGCTGATAGAATTCTCCCAACCCTCCTACTGGCTCAGGCTGGTTTTCTACTACAGTGAATACTCCAGCAGCATCGGGTAAGTTTATTAATTTTCTTTGAAGTACATCTAGCTGACTAAGTAAGTTTTCAAAACTTTGATAATCGCTACTAGAAGCGACTTCATCAAATACCATAAGCTGTAAATCTTTGTAAGAAACTGATTCCGAATTAGTGGTTTTTTCCCCTTTCTCCTTTATTGCATCCATCATATGCCCTGGGTTCTCAAAATATTTTTTAGTTAAAACATTCAACTTTCCTTCTACTTCCTGAATTTGCGCCTGCACACCTTCGTATGACTCGGCAATCGCTTGCTGCTCCAGCTCTTCGGTGTCGGGTTGGCAGGAGAACACGAAAAATAAAGAGGTTACTACGGGTATGACGAGGGCGTAACGATACCATCGGAGATTATTATTCTTTTCCATCATTTTAATACGTTTTAAGGTTTTGGATTTATAAAAATGGTTTACCACCGTCCATTGCAAGCTTGCCATGGATTGCTTCGCTAACAAACGGGAGTAGGTTTGACGGTCAGCCGTGGGGTGCTGCAGTGCCCCGGCATCCGCCGCGAATTCGTGATTTTCTACCAAGGCTCGCTCAAAGAGATAGACCAACGGATGAAACCAGAACACGATTTTTAATAGGGTAAAGTAGGTAATATCGTAACTATGCTTTTGCCAAATATGGGTTTCTTCGTGCGCCATCATCTGCCGAGCCTCCGAAGCCGATAGCGTTTGAGTGTTATCCCACAGCAAAAACTGGAAGAATGAAGAGGTGGGAAACTTACCTTCGGTATGAAGCAGTCGGTACTTTTCTTTAGAAAGCGACTGAGGTCGGCTCTGGCGAATAGCCCACAGTACGCTCAAGAATTGGCGGAAATAATATCCCAGCATACCTAGCAAGCCTACGCCGTAGACAATGCCAAAAAAGTAGTCCCACCGCCACTGAAATGTGTTTTTGGCAGCCACTGGAGCATCCAATGCTAGAAATGGATCAAGCCAAATGGCTGATGGATTTACCACATTAGAAGTAGCAGTTCCCAGCGGGATTTCCAATAAGGGAAACACAACTCCCAGCAGTGATGCCGCCAATAAATAAAATCGATTGTACTGATACGTAGTTTGGTTAGTCAGTAGAAAGTGATAGAACAGATAAAAAACTCCCCAGCAAACGCTAACTTCTAGCAGGTAATTAACGATGGTATTCATAATAAGCAGATTTATCGTATTTAAAAGGTTCGGGTCGCCGGAGCGAATTCTGAGAAATTGACTTCCATGGCTCCGGTTTCATCAAAAGAGAAATGTACGTTCATAGCTACCCGGGTATTCACATTCTTTTCGTTTCTCTGACCCGATTTCCAGTGGACTTTCAGATTATTCAAGGCTTTTACAATGAGACCATCTAGTTTGTAGGCTTCATCGCGTTCGGTTTCGCGGGTGCTAAAGCCTTCTATAATTTGGGGAGAACTGGCTTTTCCACCAATGGTGAATTCCGCTTTTACCGCCCCAACCATATCGTAGAATTGGAAATACACGAGTTGGTCTTTCAGATATTTTCTGATTGCATTGTGGAAATATTCTGTTCCTCGTACCGGATGTGGGGGCGTGTCTACTTCAAGCAGATTGTAGGTCTTGGTATCGTAGGCAATCTCATTTTCGTGCACCTCAAAGTAGTGGAGAGTGTCTCTAATAATTCCGACCCGTAGTTGTCGGAAATCAGCTTCGTACTCAGAGGCGATGTAAGTAACGGGGCTCCAACCCCAATTTTCGTGACTAACTTTTCCACTGCGGAGTTCTTCCCAATAGCTCGGATGATACGCTCGGCTAAACCCTCTTCCTCTCGTTTCAGTCAACCGCTCATCAACTAATTCTAATACTTCTGAATTTGTGACTGGCTGAGCCTCTAAAATCATGTTGGTAGGATCATCATCCAGAAAGTAGTGCCGATTAATATCCTCGGTTTCAAAGAAATAATAGAAGAAATAGCTATGAACTGAATCACGTTCTACTAGTTCTTCCATTCGCTGTTTCAGTTCTTCCGGCAACAGATCATAATCTAAAAAACCCGTATTAGAACTCGTTTCGGAAACCAATGAAGCTTGTTTGGTCTTTGGCTGAGGATTTTTATCCAGCAACGGCAATAGCAGAAAAGCCAGTAGCAGAGCTATTGGAATAAAGATGATGGGATGTTCTTTAAACAGCTTCATAATTATTCGTAGCGTAATGCATCTACCGGGTTAGCTCCGGCGGCTTTCATCGTTTGTATGCTCATGGTGAACCAGGCCAACAGCAGCGCAAGTCCACCGGACAAGGCAAACAGCCACCAACTGGTTTCTACCCGAAAGGCAAAATTTTCTAGCCACGCTTGAGCTACCCAATAAGCAATGGGTGATGCCACCACAATGGCAAAAAGTATGAGCTTGAAAAAATCCCATACCAACAATCGAACAATCTGAAATACTGACGCGCCTAGCGTTTTCCGAATACCAATTTCTTTGGTTCTCTTCTGCGCCATCTTCCAGGCTAGGGCAAACAGACCAAAGCAGGTAATAAAAATACTAGCTACCACAAACACTACCACAATGCGGTATAGCTGAAAATCATCCTTATGTCGGCTGAGCCAAACATCTTCTAACAGCGAGTATTTGAAGGGATAATCAGGAAAAACGGCTGACCAAGCGTCTCGAGCTGCTGCTAGGGTCTCTTCTAATGATTGATTTTCGTAGTCAAGCAGTATTTTGTTCGGGCTTGCGTTATGGGAAATGATATATGGCGGTATGTTCTCCTTCAGAGAAACACTATTAAAATCCTGCACCACTCCCACAATCCGTTGCTCAGGTTCGCCTGGAAGCGGAGCACCAATGGGGTCTCCTAGCTGAAATCGCCGAATTAATGCCTCGTTTACTAATTTTCCCTCTGGGTCATTAGCCGAAATATTTTTACCCTCCAGTAATTTCAGCCCTAAAGTTTCTACCAAGTTTTCATCACCTGACAGCAGATACGGATCGTAAAATTCATCTTCCCCAATTGCCTGATGAACAATGGCATTCCCATTAATCGGATTGCCCGAAGCCAGACTTATTTTTCCGATAACTGAATTCTGCTCCAATTTCTGTTTTACTAGCGGAAGCTGATCCGCTAATTCTTGGGAAGGGGCTTGAAACTCAATCAGAAAGCGATTAAACCCCAATGGCTTTTGCTGGATGTACTGTATCTGCCGAATGATCACCGCAGTACAGATAATCAGTCCGATAGAAACTACGAACTGTGCCACGAATAATACCCGATTGAAGCAATACGAAGTAGCCGAATCCCGCTTAAGCAAGCTAACCGGCTGAATACGCGAAACGTACCGATTTAAGACAACCGAGATTAGAATCCCAAGGGCAACTAATGTTACTACTACTCCACCCACTACTTGGTAGTGAGTTAGGTAAGATAGAGTAAGTGTAGTTTGAAAAACGCTAGAAAACTTGGGCAGCAGCACTACTGTGACTAGCAGCGACAATCCCAAAGCGATACCCAGAAGAAACAGCACCTCCACCACTACCGACCAGCGCAATATTCCGCCAGAAGCCCCTAGCACCTTTTTCACCCCGAACTCTTTGCTTCTTCCGGTGAGCGATACTACAAACAGATTGATAAAATTGAAGCTGGCCATAAACAAAATCAGCCCCACAATCAGCCAGCTTACCTGAATCAGTGTAGCATCACGGACAGCCGTAAAATTCCGTTCGTTGG
This region of Tunicatimonas pelagia genomic DNA includes:
- a CDS encoding potassium channel family protein — its product is MTVQQRKKWYVLGAVVIAYFAITYLLYWVERDQEGTGFSHPSDAFWFTIVTLSTVGYGDYTPVSPIGRIIGVIFILGSVGILGYFISQLTAQVSVYLEKKRLGLLGTKFTNHILVIGWDKFGKEVVEEVVHSGNQVAIVCNDKSEIDLIHEAFSNKEVFALFTDYSNLEALEKANIQESATVFINFEDDTEVLIYLLNLKKSYPDLNYVVSLSNPSLKETFAATGVRYVVSKTEIASRLVASYTFEPDVAMMAESLMTSALEGEDYDLLEYRVTEQNPYVGQDYLDAFISLKKEHDCVLVGTNKKQSDGSRLLMKNPSAGVTINADDYLILICTGTIKNKMQKLFGVSEGRLQERGTSQKVK
- a CDS encoding type II toxin-antitoxin system ParD family antitoxin, which encodes MNISFTKQQEGYIAKQIESGDYQNAAEVVREALRYHQLYRTKIANELKEAINQGWEGPASNRSVQDIIAAKKKAKKNGRDSIL
- a CDS encoding type II toxin-antitoxin system RelE/ParE family toxin, whose product is MAEIQFYELSTAADQDLEDIFDYLDHHYGGRRAEEYLLTLEALFGQLVDYPEMGVSRDKIRTGLRSFPKAQHIVFYRILPNRVRIVRILHQYRDLRRHL
- a CDS encoding M56 family metallopeptidase, translated to MNTIVNYLLEVSVCWGVFYLFYHFLLTNQTTYQYNRFYLLAASLLGVVFPLLEIPLGTATSNVVNPSAIWLDPFLALDAPVAAKNTFQWRWDYFFGIVYGVGLLGMLGYYFRQFLSVLWAIRQSRPQSLSKEKYRLLHTEGKFPTSSFFQFLLWDNTQTLSASEARQMMAHEETHIWQKHSYDITYFTLLKIVFWFHPLVYLFERALVENHEFAADAGALQHPTADRQTYSRLLAKQSMASLQWTVVNHFYKSKTLKRIKMMEKNNNLRWYRYALVIPVVTSLFFVFSCQPDTEELEQQAIAESYEGVQAQIQEVEGKLNVLTKKYFENPGHMMDAIKEKGEKTTNSESVSYKDLQLMVFDEVASSSDYQSFENLLSQLDVLQRKLINLPDAAGVFTVVENQPEPVGGLGEFYQHIMNNMKYPKEAREKGIEGKVFVQFVVNEYGELTDFQALKGIGAGCDEEAVRVLEEAPAWNPGTTDGKPVPVRMVLPITFKFDDGVDKADKSISAVERDQSTKKLDEMVVVAYGAKN
- a CDS encoding ABC transporter permease; protein product: MIKNTLKLVIRTLFKNKLNAAVIILSLTIGLSFATVLIAFILREANTDSFHSQRQRIYRLISDDPWESDGTITYIINPASDYLQEYYSDIEQLCRVNELNRDGITISQQNKEFSETMVVEVDTNFFSLFDFPFTQGSPTKALQKEGIILSQTLAQKLFGDQPSVGEVVYWQQDTIELALTVQGVLDEFPENSHWQFDALFPRGVSNKPFNGGVNYVLLKPRADANLLAEKVSQDDKMPFMLGEGTGTYFFQPLSDIYFDTSNERNFTAVRDATLIQVSWLIVGLILFMASFNFINLFVVSLTGRSKEFGVKKVLGASGGILRWSVVVEVLFLLGIALGLSLLVTVVLLPKFSSVFQTTLTLSYLTHYQVVGGVVVTLVALGILISVVLNRYVSRIQPVSLLKRDSATSYCFNRVLFVAQFVVSIGLIICTAVIIRQIQYIQQKPLGFNRFLIEFQAPSQELADQLPLVKQKLEQNSVIGKISLASGNPINGNAIVHQAIGEDEFYDPYLLSGDENLVETLGLKLLEGKNISANDPEGKLVNEALIRRFQLGDPIGAPLPGEPEQRIVGVVQDFNSVSLKENIPPYIISHNASPNKILLDYENQSLEETLAAARDAWSAVFPDYPFKYSLLEDVWLSRHKDDFQLYRIVVVFVVASIFITCFGLFALAWKMAQKRTKEIGIRKTLGASVFQIVRLLVWDFFKLILFAIVVASPIAYWVAQAWLENFAFRVETSWWLFALSGGLALLLAWFTMSIQTMKAAGANPVDALRYE